The following are from one region of the Erwinia billingiae Eb661 genome:
- the proV gene encoding glycine betaine/L-proline ABC transporter ATP-binding protein ProV: MAIKLEVKNLYKVFGENPDRAFKHIEKGISKEALLEKTGLSLGVKDASLAIEEGEIFVIMGLSGSGKSTMVRLLNRLIEPTRGQVIIDGVDIAKISDSALREVRRNKISMVFQSFALMPHMSVLNNAAFGMELAGVPLQERQEKALDALRQVGLDNYAHAYPDELSGGMRQRVGLARALAINPDILLMDEAFSALDPLIRTEMQDELVKLQSRHQRTIVFISHDLDEAMRIGDRIAIMQGGEVIQVGTPDEILNNPANDYVRTFFRGVDISHVYSAKDIARRSAGALMRKAPGFGPRSALKLLQDADREYGYILEKQRFVGVVSTDSLKAALASGEGLDGAILATPAAVPGDTSLSDLLTHVAQAPCAVPIVGEDHQYIGIISKGTLLQALDREGASNE, encoded by the coding sequence ATGGCAATTAAACTAGAAGTTAAGAATTTATATAAGGTATTTGGGGAAAATCCCGATCGTGCGTTTAAGCACATCGAGAAGGGGATCAGCAAAGAAGCACTGCTCGAGAAAACAGGACTCTCTCTCGGGGTGAAAGATGCCAGTCTGGCCATTGAAGAAGGCGAGATATTCGTGATCATGGGGTTGTCCGGTTCAGGAAAATCCACCATGGTTCGCCTTCTCAATCGTCTGATAGAACCCACCAGGGGTCAGGTCATCATTGATGGCGTCGATATTGCCAAAATATCCGACAGCGCGCTGCGTGAAGTTCGCAGAAATAAAATCAGCATGGTATTCCAGTCATTCGCATTAATGCCGCATATGTCAGTTCTGAATAATGCCGCATTTGGCATGGAATTAGCTGGCGTTCCGCTGCAGGAGCGTCAGGAAAAAGCGCTTGATGCACTACGTCAGGTGGGCCTGGATAATTATGCTCATGCTTACCCGGACGAATTATCTGGCGGTATGCGTCAGCGTGTTGGATTAGCCCGCGCTCTGGCAATTAATCCGGATATTTTATTGATGGATGAAGCCTTCTCAGCACTTGATCCGTTAATCCGTACCGAAATGCAGGATGAGCTGGTGAAACTGCAGTCGCGCCACCAGCGCACCATCGTCTTTATTTCCCATGACCTTGATGAAGCCATGCGCATTGGTGACCGAATTGCCATTATGCAGGGCGGTGAAGTCATCCAGGTGGGAACCCCGGATGAGATCCTGAATAATCCGGCGAATGACTATGTCCGCACCTTCTTCCGCGGCGTGGATATCAGCCACGTGTACAGCGCGAAAGATATTGCCCGTCGCAGCGCGGGCGCATTGATGCGTAAAGCCCCCGGCTTTGGCCCTCGCTCTGCGCTTAAGCTGTTGCAGGATGCTGACCGTGAATACGGCTACATTCTTGAAAAACAACGCTTCGTTGGTGTGGTTTCCACCGACTCCCTGAAAGCCGCGCTGGCTTCCGGTGAGGGTCTGGATGGCGCCATCCTTGCAACTCCTGCCGCCGTTCCTGGCGATACCTCGCTGAGCGACTTGCTGACTCACGTGGCTCAGGCACCGTGTGCCGTGCCGATTGTCGGTGAAGACCATCAGTACATCGGGATTATCTCCAAAGGCACGTTACTACAGGCATTAGACCGCGAAGGAGCCAG